In one Sphingobium indicum B90A genomic region, the following are encoded:
- a CDS encoding NfeD family protein has product MDAGMTGWLAMLDDHWGWLVFAALLAMGEVVIPGVFLIWVALAAAVTGLVALAFPISVPLQLLLFAGLCLLSVWGGRRWYTANPVDSQDPLLNDRAARLVGEVVTVVEPIDNGRGRVKVGDGVWSCRGPDAPVGARVRVTGAEGSVLTVEPA; this is encoded by the coding sequence ATGGACGCGGGCATGACCGGCTGGCTCGCCATGCTGGACGATCATTGGGGCTGGCTGGTCTTCGCCGCGCTGCTTGCCATGGGCGAGGTGGTGATACCGGGCGTGTTCCTGATCTGGGTCGCGCTGGCGGCCGCGGTGACGGGCCTTGTCGCGCTTGCCTTCCCGATTTCCGTGCCGCTGCAACTGCTGCTGTTCGCGGGCCTCTGCCTCCTGTCGGTCTGGGGCGGGCGGCGCTGGTACACGGCCAATCCGGTGGATTCGCAAGACCCGCTGCTCAACGACCGCGCCGCCCGGCTGGTGGGAGAGGTCGTCACCGTGGTCGAGCCGATCGACAATGGCCGGGGCCGTGTGAAGGTGGGGGACGGCGTCTGGTCCTGCCGCGGCCCGGACGCGCCGGTGGGCGCCAGGGTCAGGGTGACGGGCGCGGAAGGGTCCGTTCTGACGGTCGAACCGGCGTGA
- a CDS encoding SPFH domain-containing protein has protein sequence MLTTFALTVTLLVLFYLAVSVKVVRQGYQYTIERFGRFTEVARPGLNFYPAFFYAVGRKINMMEQVVDIPGQEIITKDNAMVSVDGVVFFQVLDAAKAAYEVSELYVAIMQLATTNLRTVMGSMDLDETLSKRDEINARLLSVVDHATNAWGIKITRVELKDIRPPADIVNAMGRQMKAEREKRALILESEGLRASEILKAEGQKQSQILEAEGRREAAFRDAEAREREAEAEAKATQMVSEAIASGNAQAINYFIAQKYVEAVSQFATSPNAKTILFPVEATQLIGTLGGIGALAKEALGEGAPPTPPAAPTRRGPFGQGPA, from the coding sequence ATGCTGACGACATTCGCGCTGACGGTGACATTACTGGTGCTGTTCTACCTGGCGGTGAGCGTCAAGGTCGTGCGCCAGGGCTATCAATATACCATCGAACGCTTCGGCCGCTTCACCGAAGTGGCGCGCCCCGGCCTCAACTTCTACCCCGCCTTCTTCTACGCCGTCGGGCGCAAGATCAACATGATGGAACAGGTGGTCGACATTCCGGGGCAGGAGATCATCACCAAGGACAACGCCATGGTGTCGGTCGACGGCGTGGTCTTCTTCCAGGTGCTGGACGCGGCCAAGGCGGCCTATGAAGTGTCGGAACTCTATGTCGCGATCATGCAGCTCGCCACCACCAACCTGCGCACGGTGATGGGGTCGATGGACCTGGACGAGACCCTGTCGAAGCGCGACGAGATCAATGCCCGCCTGCTCTCCGTCGTCGATCACGCCACCAACGCCTGGGGCATCAAGATCACCCGCGTGGAGCTGAAGGACATCCGCCCGCCCGCCGACATCGTCAACGCCATGGGCCGCCAGATGAAGGCGGAGCGCGAAAAGCGCGCCCTGATCCTGGAGTCGGAGGGCCTGCGCGCATCGGAAATCCTGAAGGCGGAAGGGCAGAAGCAGAGCCAGATACTGGAAGCCGAAGGCCGCCGCGAAGCCGCCTTCCGCGACGCCGAAGCCCGCGAGCGCGAGGCGGAGGCGGAGGCCAAGGCGACGCAGATGGTCTCCGAAGCCATCGCCAGCGGCAATGCGCAGGCGATCAACTATTTCATCGCCCAGAAATATGTCGAGGCGGTGAGCCAGTTCGCCACCTCCCCCAACGCCAAGACGATCCTCTTCCCGGTCGAGGCGACCCAGTTGATCGGCACGCTGGGCGGCATCGGCGCGCTGGCGAAGGAGGCCTTGGGCGAAGGCGCGCCTCCCACGCCGCCCGCCGCGCCGACCCGCCGCGGCCCGTTCGGACAGGGGCCGGCGTGA